tacattatcctgaatcggatgtacctgtgtgaggtcatgagctgcataaagatgattgtccaccccatacaatcagtaagactcgaacttgtaacgtggccgagatcaaagagctgtccaaagacacactagagataaaattgtacaactccacatggctggaacaggctatggagaaattcccaagcaccttggtgaaaaaaggtccactgttggagtaatcattaaaaaatggaagaagctaaacatgacggtcaatctcaatcggagtggagctccatgcaagatatcacaacctaacctaaccctgtatttagaaaggtgaggaatcagcccaggactacacgacaggacttggtcaatgacctggaaagagctgggaccaccgtttccaaggtgactgttgataatacactaagatgtcatggtttcaaatcatgcatagcatgtaaggttcccctgcttaaacaagcacatgtcaaggcccatatTTAATTTAGcaacgaccatttggatggtacagaggagtcatgggagaaagttttctggtcaaatgagaccagattgggactttttggtcataattccacgaaccgtgtttggaggaaaacgaatgagtTCCATGCACACCAAACAAAAGGCagaaacaccatccctactgtgaaacctgGGGGTGGTAgatttcctgcacatgggacagaacgactgcactgtataaaggagcggatgaccgcggccatatatttggggattttggggaacaacctctttccctcagtcagagcattgaagatgggtcgtgactggctttttcaacatgacaatgacccgaagcacacagccaggaaaaccaaggagtggctctgtaagaaccatatcaaggttctggcgtggcctagccagtctccagacctaaacccaatagaaaatctttggagggagctgaaactctgtgtttctcagcgactgcccagaagcctgtctgatctagagaagatctgtgtggagtagtgggccaaatccctcctgcagtgtgtgcaaacctggtgaacaacaacaggaaatgtttgacctctataattgcaaacaaaggctactataccaaatattaacattggttttctcaggtattcaaatacttatttgcagctgtatcacacaaataaatcgttaaaaaaatcagacattttggtttctggattatttttttttttagattatctctctcacagtggacatgcacctacaatgaaaatttaagacccctccatgatttctaagtgggagaacaatatagcagggtgttctaatacttattttcttcacggtaTATAGAAATCCAGGTGATACCAAATGGTTCACATGCTTGTTATTGGAAATGGCCAAAGGCCAATGGTCAGAAAGGTTCCAGGACTGGCCTCACAAATAATGTTAtaatatatttcaaatcaatACTACAAACTTGAAGATTTTCCCTCTGAAATATCCTCTCTGGAATCCAACCCTTAATTGCCACACCTTCACGCACTGCTGGAAGGATACTCAAAGGATTATCCacagctctggaaaaaaaaaaaaatcccatgaagTCAGGTTGGCTGAGTAGGGCAGCAATGACCTTTTGGGCCGGGACCTGTCAGGTGCTCAGGGCATTGCAAGCAGGAGGGTTTTCACTGTGAAGTAACTGTTTGTTCTCCTGCCACAACTCTCACCTCTTCTTGCGCCCTGGAAAATCAAACACTGCAGGATCTCTTTGAAGACATTATGCCTGACTCATATTGGATCAGAAACCTCGTAATTTGTAGTCGAGATTTGTCATTTATCTTATTGTCACACCTCTTCTATGTACAAATTTTATATACTTTCCTCCTTTGTGTCAAGAGTAAATGACTGAACTTTCTGTATGTCGGGAATTGAGTGAAATGCCGACGCAAATACCCAAGATGCAATCAAAATGCCAATAGAATATCAGCATGAAGAAGCTGAAATCACCAAGCCAAAGGTACTGTAGAAGATATAAAATGGGGTATGTACTGCTGAAATAACCCCCCTGAAATTGTTGATTGATACAtccaaagacaaagaagataaAGTGGACTTCAGGAGAGGGCACACCCAGCATCCCCTCCTAATCATCAACGGTGCTGCAGTAGAACGGGTGAAAAGCGTCAAATTCCCGAGTGTACACATCTCCGTAAACCTGTCCTGGACCACCAACACAACAGCACTGGCTAAAAAGGCTCAACAGCGGCTTACTTGCAGCGGAAACTGAAAAGAGCGAGAGCTCCATCCCCATCATGATCTCCTTTTACAAAGAGACGATCGAGACCATCCTGTGCAGTTGCATCACCCTGTGGTACAGCATATGCAACACTTCCTGCTGCAAGATCCTGCAACACACTGTGAGAGCAGCAGAGAAGATCATTGGtgtctctccctccctcccttctggACATTTATAACACCCGCTAGGGCACCAGATCGCTGGTGACCCCACTCACCCATTCCACTGCCTCTTTGAATtgctcggtctcagcaaatggcaatgacccatggggtccctcaagggtcagttcttggacctctcctgtttagcctgtatatgctacccttgggtctgtcatgcccctggcatcctgctcaggctgggtgtggccagccaattagtcagcacacacctggaccctgtttcggctgattacacccggtacctataggacacgggggacaactcgtccttcgctagatcgttCATTCTCATggctcgttcccgcactcccatatacctgacctaccgcgtaccgaccctcgcctgttccctgaccatcctagtcaGCCTCCCTCTTCTGATATTgttgcttttcctgactgactcgctgatcattgaccacggaccgaataaaggctttctgtacactacctgcttgcctctggagtcgtgcatttgggtccgccctcgagcctcattcgtgacagaacgatgtggccacaacatggacccagccgactccgaagccatcgcCGCTCATTGCAGTTCCACAGCAGatgcctggctgagcaggaggctgctcttcaGGTAACAAATCAACGtgtccatgagatctgtgccgggctggagccgtggctagcatcccaagctagcgTGGCTGCTACGGCGACGATGGTCACCCCGCCCGTCACTCTGAGTCCacccgttccgcctgttacggagccctTCCGTGCCAGCATAACTCCACTCTCCCAACCGGAACGTTTCTAAGGCGACTCTGGCAACatcaagcccttccttgcgcagtgcgacctccatttcgaactgcaggcgtctgctttccccacggaccgctcccggatcgccttcgtcatttcccacatgacgggaaggacGGAAGCATGGGCCACAGCAGaatggagtcgcaactcggagatctgccgttcatgaaCGACGTTCGTCTGCGTGCTCACTCAAGTATTCCaatacgcggctccggaacgcaaggCAACGGCCTCACTCATCGCAATTCGCCAAGGCTGTCGCCGCGTTTCAGACTCCGCTAtcgaattccggatccgggccgccgagagccggtggaacgaggaggctctccatgacgccttctaccagggactttccccactgATCCGTGGTCACCTTATTGCCGTGGATATTCCTCCTTCGTTGGATGCCCTCAttgcactggccctcaaggtggatcagcgcttggccgtgcaggggcagatgggacggcatgaccgaggaggagacagagaggctcagcccggtcgcttcccggGCGCCCACGCTGCTtactacgtcggaacccatgcaagtggaggggatCGGCAACTCAgtggaggagcgcttacgccgGCGACATGAAGAGCcttgtttctactgtggtcgtctTGGAAACTTAATCGCTTCCCGGACACGCACAcggagcgcattagtttccacgtttttaactctagcagcagtgatataatcctggggagcccgtggctcaagagacacaaccccaatattgactgggtcacgggtcggataatggcGTGCGGggaggactgtcacaagcagtgtctcgccgCTCGGGGggacggagggattcaagttgctgaacaGAGTACCACTTCCGAATTAGCCATggtgccctcttgctaccatgatttaaaggaagttttttctgagtccaaggcaaaatctctgccgctgCATCGGCcatatgactgtgctatcgaactccttGCAGGCACCTCACCTCCTAGAGGGAaattgttctctttgacaggaccggagcaccaggcaatgaggcaTTATGTCGAGGAGTCGCTGGGAACCAGACTCATTCGCCGTTGTCCTCACGGTGCTGGGTTATTTttcgttaagaagaaggattccactttacgaccctgcatcgaaTATCAAGTATTGAATAACATCACGATCAAGAAtaggtaccccttgcccttaatcgctacggcatttgaactcctccaaggagcccggttcttcaccaagctggacttgtgtagcgcgtatcatctggtgcggatccgggagggcgatgaatggaagacggctttcaacactcccacggggcataacgagtatctggtgatgcccttcggactgactaatgccccggccgtcttccaaaCCTTCTTTAATGACGTggttcgggagttcctgaagaaaaacgtatttgtataccttgacgacattcttatcttttcagcagacttgacctcccatatccgacaggtcagagaggtgctccggtgTCTCTTTCAGCACCAGATGTTTGTGAAATGGGAGAAGTGTGTGTTCCACCAAGCATCTGTGTCctttctgggcttcatccttgcagaaggggagatacggatggatcctgGGAAGATCGACACGGTACTTCGGTGGCCCACCCCTgtcaacaggagggacgtgcagaggttcattggctttGCAAATTTCTACAAAAGGTTCAAACGGAACTTCAGCGCTGGGGACGCCCCTCTGCACGGCCTCACCTCTCCGCCCAACATTTTCGTATGGttcaggacctgccaggaggccttcaataaacttGAGGCAAGTTTCATCACTGCAGCCATCCTTATTATCCCGGATCCAGATCGGGAATCGGAGCCattttgtcgcagaggagtcccaaaaaCGGAAGGATCCACTCgtgtgcgttcctgtctaggaagctaaccccggcagagagaaacTACGACGTGGGGGATCGCGAattgctggcggtcaagacggctatggaggagtggggGCACTGGCTTGAGGGctcacaagtaccgttcgtggtcctcaccgaccacaaaaacctagagtacctgaggaccgcgaagcggttgaacgcccaccaggccaggtgggctctcttcttcacccgcttccacttcacTCTGTCGTTccgcccaggttccaagaacggcaagccggacgccctctcacggatccacgaggggtaACGCACAGAGTCTTTAGCGGcgcctatcctgccagaggcgtgctttgtgtccggcttcacctgggtggtcgagtcgcgggtgaaggaggccctgggagagacgccgccgcCCGCAGATTGTCTGTCTGATCGCCTGTTCGTCGTTCCATCACttcggggagacgtcgtcaattgggcccattcgaacaagatagtctgccacccgggtatggcaaaaactcaTTCTGTGGTTgaacagagattctggtggcccaacctcagcaaagacgtaaaggaattcgtcaatgcctgGCCGGTGTGTGCGGCAAATAAGACGTCCCGTTTACGACCGGCCTACCAccctctcagggaaacacagttgtgctgtctgtaatGGACcaattctccaagatggtttaCTTCGTGCCACTTCAGAAGATCCCGTTGGCCAAGCAGatagcccagctggtgttggacgaggtcgtccgttaccacgggttcccccgggacatcgtctcggacagagATCCGCAATTCAGcacccgcttctggaaggaattctgcaccgtcatcggcgcttcggctagtctaacttcgggccatcatccggagtctaacggcAAAAcggagagggtaaatcaggaattagagaccggactTTGATGctgacctgggaggcagcccggaggATCCTGCGGTGCATGGGCAACATCGACAAGTCTGCAGCGGACCCTAAGAGGAGAGgcgcaccagaactcagggtggggcagcgagtgtggctctccaccaaggatctccagctgcggatggaatcccgcaaacttgatcccaggttcgttggtccgttcccgatcaccaaaatcattaacccggtcgccatATCATttagactacccaggtcgatgagggtgcaccctacgttccacgtcggcAGACTACGCCCGGATCGTCCTTCGCCGCTTGCTCCTCcggccaaccccccccccaccggtgTACACAGTgtgccggttgctgtcttctcgctgcagaggaagggggttccagtacctggtggattgggagggatacggaccggaggagcgctcttggatccacTCGCGCTTCATTGAGGACCCCTCCCTCATCGAGGACTTTCATGCGGCCCATCCAGAAACTCCTGGGCCGTCGGgagccggccgttgggggggggggtactgtcattcCCCTGGCATccagcccaggctgggtgtggccagccaattagtcggtacacacctgcaccctgtgtCGGCTGATTACACCTAGTACTTATTGGACACGGGGGACAattagtcctccgccagatcgttgattctcatgcctcgttccctcACTCCCGTATAACTGacctcccgtgtactgaccctcgcctgttccctgaccatcctagtaagcctgcctttTCTGAtattgctgcttttcctgactgactcgctgatcattgatcatggaccaaataaaggctttctgtagactacctgcttgcctctggaatCGTGCATTTGGTCCGCCATCGAGCCTCGCTCGTGATAGGGTCAAATTCgacaaaactttaattttgactaccatagctatgcagatgagacACAATTGTATTTTgctgtgtctccagatgacaattcaattgaagtattgtgccactgtctaaatcagataaataactggatgagccaaaattaaaaaatctattaaaaTCAACTAAATCAgtacaaaactgagacaattgtttttggtaataaagaaaagagaattgctgtgagcaaacacctggactctgtatctttaaaaaccaaagaccaagttcgaaaccttggtgttttgattgattccaacctgacttttaacaatcatatcaaatcaatcacaaaaactgccttctaccatctgaaaaacatatctagagtcaagtcttgtatgtgtcaagcagacctggaaaagctcatccatgcttttatctcaagtagacttgactactgtaatggtcttctgactggactccccaaaaagagcattaaacagctgcagctcattcagaattttCCAGATcatgttctgaccaaaacaaagcggtcagagcatattcactccaatcctaaagtccttgcaatggcttccagtcatctttagaattgattttaaagttcttctaCTGGTctttaaatcactaaatgatttaggtcctgaatgcatgaaagaaatgcttacggaatacaaacacagtaaagctctgagattgactaactcaggtcaaatagtggagcgcagagtccaaagcaaacatggtgaagcagaatttagctattatgctgcagaGATGAGGACagccataactttttttttttggaacacttcttttttctcatgctttttagaatataaccacttttgatcatattacttgcactgtatgtggttttaattgtcttttttaaatattttgtttatcatttttattgattttatcccattttaaatgttttatctctttgttttcaaatggctttaatcatgtaaagcacattgaattaccttgtgtatgaaatgcactatacaaataaatttgctttgcttagctTTACTATGACAAAATATTCAGATTTTAGActgatcattttatttatttctttttaactctTTAGTCTATAACAGCACCACATGTCTGAGAGGAATGCTGCTTCAGGTAAACACCTGACAATAAGGTCACTAGAActtcaaaaatgtcataaattcTATTTGTACCTATTACTAGCACATGCATTAtattaagattattattaataattgtttgAATATGTGAGTCTCCTGCAGAAGCCAAGCTAAGTGTTTCTTAACACGAGTATGAAGTTCAGGGCACACTGAACTAAATGTTTAGATACATTGTCGTCTTTACCTAATGTTCAGTATTGCGCTTTGTGCCACTGCTAGGCGGTAGAGCACACTGAAGGATATTCCTACGTCATAACGCCTTTCATGTTTGCGCTCTCTTTGTGATTATTATCAtcttatgtgtatgtgtatgccAAACtgtctccccgtccgatccacttcagcGGCGGAGatgctcatcgcagccggccagtgtggctcattttcagcgccgaggtggcttatcacggagccgagctgggTTGCTTTAGgccgttgttcatagccaccgcagtacgcaatgaacaacaccgtcgagccggggcgctttacggcgttgtcgtcgcacgcggctgagtgcgccattgtcgccTTTGGCGCCGAGCCCGACGCCATCCGACtctcacatcgacacatttagcacgcctgcaTTACgtacatggatcttttgttacgttataagAGATGTATTCCATGattcgccccaaactattatttttttcagtagctgtatacacacctacctgtcatctggaacccacgaagctatcATCCATTGCACCCGTACAATCCAtatttcacgacgaaccgggtctcttgcaaacttatgaagggtaaatccatcctcccgactgttcaagcaatgtccagcaatgcaacgagccggcattttggcaaacatgaaggaacaatttGTCAGTTTGTTGTCCCAATTTCTCAGCTAAGCACCAATTCATCAAACATCACAATTGTTGGGAAACAACAGTTACCACAAAACGACAACGGCGGATGAAACAGCAAAAAACAGACAGTGgcaaaaatgtgcttttaaacTGATAACTACAAGAAAGTGTTCAGTAAGGTTGGCGGCccttttggtattgacctgtttttggaatatagTAACataacattatgcctttgcctggaagtcctccATTCGACCACATCTCGCTGGCAACCGATCCTCGGCCGCCTTCCACTCCTGTTTTGGCGGTGATTGATTTTCGACCGCTTGTTGACCACGACTCGGCGGCGACCAATTCCTGGCCGTCCAATGACCACCCACGCCTCAGCGGCCACCTATTCTTGTCCACCACACGACAACGTCTCAGCATCGACCAACTTACGGCAGCTACTGACTCGTGACCGCGTCCCGGGAGGTCTAATCCGGAGCCGTCACCAGCTCCCGTCTGGTTACTGCTAAGGGTTTGGGGTCCTCCTTGAGGACGTCCTCCcgagtcgccccgtggggaccttGGTGATTGGTGTCCTGGCTGACCTACTGACCTGCTCGGCCAAATGCcttgctttgggtggcctggatgcccaccagacagactggggtggggtgtggggggtgctTTGTTCCTGTTCAccactgctgtctatcttctctagatcccacTTGCATGTATGATTGTCTATATAGGAAGCCATTTCTGTACTGGGATTGTCTTtgagtgacgtcacacggaagcagcttcaacagagcctcggtttgaaacagacatgggaGGCATTCGGAGTAcacagaaaatgtgcactttggcggtaatttatttgatttctgttgtgttgtgaatttttacaaatattttttttatgaaattttagctacatttgcatgatagaccaataaaatacatttcttctggattagacctttaaatggtaaatgtgtcatcggcatttgccagtttgttgtacatgcttcactgcattctgggaCACTCTGCTACTGTGCATACGTAAGTCTAGAGCAATCtcttgtcacagcgagtctgtgcccttttagtttgaccacaTTTTGTCACgtttcttagtttgcctcattGTCAATGGACCCTGTTTAAGTTTCTGAACCTTGCCACTAGCctagtgtttttgtgcttctactTGTGTTGGACGGCCTTTTTGGGAtggacctgtttttggaataaaacccctccgaacattatgcctttgcctggaagtcctccATTTGGCTACGCTGGTTCATGACACACACAGTATATCTTGTGTCGGCAGACCTGATACCTACAATATTTGCACACATCTGGGACAGTCACTGTTTGTAATAGTGAGCGCTTGatttattaatccatccattttcttagccgcttatgcccatgagggttgcaggagcacctgagcctatcccaggtgtcatcaggcaggaggcgggtacaccccaaactggtatccaggcaattgcaggtcacatggagacagacaatagtcacactcacaatcacacctaagggcaatttagagtgtccgattaatgcacgtttttgggatattggaggaaaccgaagtgctcggagaaaacccacaaaggcacggggacaacatgcaaactccacgcaggcggggccgggattgaaacctggtcctcagaactgtgaggccaacgcttttcagctgccCACTGTGTCACCTGCTTTACttattgatatatatttttttcccctgggtGTTTGCtcttgaaacaggagatatgtCCCCTTTAGGAATGCCAAAATGCAACACAtgtgatacaaaaaaaagggagaaagcATTTACCTAAATTGCGTTATGGTAtggacattttcttttaaagtgtCAACCAGATAAGTTTAACACATTCCTGACTCGTATCAATGATATaggtaaaaatgagaaaaaagtggtGCATTAACATTTTATCATGTGTTGTTATCCATTTATTATTTCTGTAAAGAACAAATATGCGGCTAGTTCCAAACAAATGCTCTTTGGTTTCAATCCTCCATTTTAAGGGGAAAATCCCAGGGTCctatttgtgcatttaaaatgtaatccaATGTACGGGTACAGTAATGAATTGTGTCACTTAGACAAAGTCATCCAAATAGTTTCCACGACTATTGCATTACGAGTGGGGTAACTTTTAATTGTAACAACTACATTTTCAAAGTAATCTTCCCAACACTGCATcgctgaggggggggggggactttacCCAGGCTGTTTTGAATAACTTCAGCTCCAAGCTCAGCAGAGTGTCGCCCCTCCTTCCCTTTTACTGTCAAACAGTGCCATTTGGCTTGAAGTCTGCTTCTCATATTACATACACCAGTGCAGGTCTGATTCGTCCAGCAAGCCGCTCACTCCCTGTGACGCTTGGTTGTTTTGTACACGTCAGCAGTCAAAGACTTGCACAGTGGAGAAGATGAAACTGCTCCGTCACTTTCCTTTCTTCCTGTTACGAGCGGCACACACTGACAAGTTACCCCGCAGTCAGGGTAAGTTGAAGATAACTTTTAACAACCTTTCTGCTCTTGGTAAGAATACTTATTTTGGCTCCTTTCTCTTCACAAGGATTAAAAGCAAGCACAACTTCTGTGGCAGCTGGCACGGTGTTGAGAGGAACAGGGAGAGAAGTTAGATAAATCAAACACGCAACGCATAAAGAGGACTTCCCGAACAATGTGAGCTGCCATAAAGCAAAGGTTGCTTTTTGTAATCTATCAAAAATGAGGTTTCGGCTGGTTAAAAAGAATCTGCTGGTGCTTTTGGGGGTTTCGTTTGTCGTTTGGACTCTTTTGGTTTCTACCCGTGTGCTGTCAGTTCCAGAGAACGGCACAGGTGATGTGGGAAATCAAGCATATCAGGACACACGCTTAAGTGAAACAGTAAAGTTTGACTTTTCTGGGTCACTGTCAGAACTGACACAATCTGTCTACAATGCCAATTACAAGCAGCATGTTTTAAATGTCAAGCAGTTTCCAGGGGAGCCCCAGCTGGTACTGGTCGTGCAGATCCACAACAGACCAGAATACCTCCAACTTCTCATTAAGTCTCTGGAGAAAGCTGCAGATGTCAGCAGCTTCCTGCTCATCTTCAGCCATGACTATTTTTCAGCGGAAGTCAACGCCATTGTGCAAGGGATCACGTTCTGCAAGGTACTGCAAATTTATTTCCCGTTCAGCACTCAGCTCTATCCCACTGAGTTTCCCGGGCAGGATCCTAGGGACTGCCCACGGGACATATCCAAAGACAGTGCCCTCAAAACAGGATGTCTCAAtgcagagcacccagactcttACGGACACTACAGGGAAGCATCCATCACTCAAACCAAACATCACTGGTGGTGGAAGTTACACTTTGTGTGGGAGCGAGTGCAGGCAATCCAGGGCTACAATGGATTTGTAATATTTCTGGAGGAGGACAACTACGTTCTACCAgactttttccatttctataAATCAATGGTGGAATTCAGGAGGAACACCTGCCCGGATTGTGATTTGCTTGCTTTGGGAAACCATAATGACTTTACTGGTTTCCCCACACTGTCTAACAAGGTATTGACCACTGGGTGgatgtccacaaaacacaacatAGGTATGGCCATCTCCAGAGAGTTGTACTACAAGATGATGGGCTGCAGCAAGGAATTCTGCACGTATGATGATTACAACTGGGACTGGACTCTGCAGCATCTTTCTGGTGCCTGCATTTCAAAGCCTATAAAAGTGCTTGTGGCTCAGGGCTCCCGGGTTCTTCACACTGGGGACTGTGGACTGCACCAGAAGCAGAACTGCAGGCCAGAATGGGCCTTGCAGAAGGTTGAGGAGGCGCTTGGCAAAGCAAAAGATGGCCTTTTCCCTCCTTCTCTTGTCCTTACTGCTTCTGAAGCAGCTCAACACAAGGACCATATGAAGAATGGAGGGTGGGGAGATGTCCGAGACCATGTTTTATGCAATAACTATGCCAAACGTCTGTGAACTGTGCCTTTACATCACgatgtttcaaaatgttcaggCTGCACATTTACATCCAAATTCAccacttttgtgtgttttcatgaTCGAGAggtcttcctccaaaaatcAGGTGTAAATGAATTCCAAGCAtgttgtacagtacatacactgCTTGAACTCTtctgcattgcttttttttatctacatcaaaaaatatacttttgcCAAAAACTGAATTGATAAATTGTGTGTATCATGCATTTAATCTGAGATTGGATAGCGTCCAATTTGGAGTGAACTCTGTCTCTCACTCCAAGTCAGCTGGGGTAGTCTCCAGTGACCCGCGACCCTAATAAGGGCAACCGTATAGAAGATAGATAGGTGCATTAGATTTTTCAAGCCATAGAATTCCATCCATTTGCCCATCCATTCTCACAAGACTTATGgagtgctggaatctatcccagcaAACTTCGGGCTGCAGGTTGGGTAcaccaatcgcatggcacatagaaacaaggattcacattcacaatcacacctaatggaaatttagagtctccaattaatccatgtttttgggacgcaggaggaaaccagagtgcccagagaaaagccacgcaggcacggggagaacatgcaaa
This genomic window from Syngnathoides biaculeatus isolate LvHL_M chromosome 23, ASM1980259v1, whole genome shotgun sequence contains:
- the si:ch73-91k6.2 gene encoding alpha-1,6-mannosyl-glycoprotein 2-beta-N-acetylglucosaminyltransferase, with the translated sequence MRFRLVKKNLLVLLGVSFVVWTLLVSTRVLSVPENGTGDVGNQAYQDTRLSETVKFDFSGSLSELTQSVYNANYKQHVLNVKQFPGEPQLVLVVQIHNRPEYLQLLIKSLEKAADVSSFLLIFSHDYFSAEVNAIVQGITFCKVLQIYFPFSTQLYPTEFPGQDPRDCPRDISKDSALKTGCLNAEHPDSYGHYREASITQTKHHWWWKLHFVWERVQAIQGYNGFVIFLEEDNYVLPDFFHFYKSMVEFRRNTCPDCDLLALGNHNDFTGFPTLSNKVLTTGWMSTKHNIGMAISRELYYKMMGCSKEFCTYDDYNWDWTLQHLSGACISKPIKVLVAQGSRVLHTGDCGLHQKQNCRPEWALQKVEEALGKAKDGLFPPSLVLTASEAAQHKDHMKNGGWGDVRDHVLCNNYAKRL